The sequence CGTGACCCGCGACTGGGCCGGCGCCGCTGGGAGGCCCGACTCTGGCACACCCTCGACACCGAGCTGGGCGCGGCCGAGATCCAGCGTCGCGCGTGGGCCAACCTGGACCGGGTCACCGCGGAGATCCGCGAGGCGGCCGTCGAGCTGGTCGGCGGCCCGGCCGACGACGCATCCGTACGCCGGGCGCTGGACCTTCTCGCCGCCGAGCACCCGAACGACGCGACGATCGTCGACCTGGCCGGGGTGTCACTGGACGAGGCGACCGACTTCGTCCGCGCGCACGACCTGGTCACCCTGGTGGACGACCGGTGCGTGATCCAGGAGATGCCGGAGTTTGCCCGGGGGGTCGCGGTGGCGTACTGCGACGCGCCCGGCCCGCTGGAGACCGCCGCCCTGCCGACCTTCTACTGCATCGCGCCCACCCCGTCGGACTGGCCGGCGCAGCGGGTCGAGTCGTTCTACCGCGAGTACAACGACCACATGATCCGGAACCTGACGGTGCACGAGGCGATGCCGGGGCACTTCCTCCAACTCGCCCACGCCCGCCGCTACGTCGGTGGCACGCGGGTCCGCGCGCTGGCCGAGTCCGGCCCGTTCATCGAGGGCTGGGCGGTCTACGCGGAGGAGGTGATGACGGGGCTCGGCTTCGGCGGTCTGCCGGTGCGGTTGCAGCAGCTCAAGATGCAACTGCGGATGACCATCAACGCGCTGCTCGACCAGTTGGTGCACGCCGAGGACCTGCCCGAGGCCGACGCGATGGCGTTGATGACCGGGCGCGGCTTCCAGGAGGAGGGTGAGGCGGCCGGCAAGTGGCGGCGCGCGCAGCTCACCTCCACCCAGCTCTCCACCTACTTCGTCGGGTACAGCGAGATGGCCGAGATCGCCGCAGCCCGCCCGGACGGGGTGTCGGTCCGTGACTGGCACGACGCGATGCTCGCCCACGACTGCCCGCCCCCGCGCCACCTGCGCACCCTGCTCGGCCTCTAGAGGAGAAACGCCGGGCCGCGCGGGCTCAGCGCCGCGCGGCGGTCACCGTCGCGTCGATGAGCCAGCGCGAGATGGAGTACGCGGGCGGCAGTTGCGCCGGCAGCGCATCCAGGCCGAACCACTGGGCGCTGGTCAGTTCGCGCCCGTCGACCACCGGTTCGACCCGCGGGTCGGCGGCACGGGCGGTGAAGCCGGCGAGCAGCACGCCCGGGCCGGAGATCGCCCATGGTTGGCTGCCGAAGTAGGCCAGCCGGTCGACGGGCAGCCCGACCTCCTCGCCGACCTCCCGGTGCACCGCCGCCTCAAGCGTCTCGCCGGCCTCGACGAAGCCGGCCACCAGCGCCCACAGGCCGGTCGGCCCGGTGGCGTGTCGGACCAGCAGCAGCTCGTCAGCGTGCCCGGGCGGGCCGGGCCTGGTGATCGCCACCAGTACGGCGGCGGAGAGCTGCATCGGCACGTACAGGCCGCAGTCGGGGCACCGGCGGGCGGTCTCGCCGGGCTGGTCGGTCAGTTCCGCCCGGCAGGCGCCGCACCACCGGTGGGTACGCCGCCACGTCAGCACCGCCAACGCCCGGCCGGCGAGCGTGGCGTGCGGTTCCGGCACCTCGGCGGCGAGCGACGCCCAGCCCCGCGCCCGGCCGGGAAGGCCGTCGACGGTGGTGGTCAGGTCGGTGCCCCACGCGGGCACCCCGTCGAGCGTGCCCAGCGGCACCCAGTCGGTGTCGGCGGGCAGGTCGGCGACGCGGAGGGGCTGGCCGTCGACGCCGGTCAGCAGCTTCGCGCCGGTCACCGGCAGGGCCAGGTCGCCGGGGCCGGGCGGCCGGCTCCGATCGGCCCCCGGCAGGAACCCGCCGGGCGGCCCGGTGGAGGTGGGTCCGGTCGACGGGTCGGTCACGAGCCGCCGGGGCGGCGGTCCACCACGCCGGCGCCGGCGGGCGGCTCGAACGCGCCCTCGTCGACAGTCGCTGAGTAGTCACTCAACGCCAGCTCCATCGGCTTGCCGTCGACCGGCCCGGTGAAGCTGCCGAGCACGCCCTCGGTGGTCACGCAGGCGGTGAAGTCGCCGGACGAGCTCTCCACGGCGACGCAGGCGGCGTGGTGCCCGGCGACCGTGGTGTCGCTCTGTTTGATGACCGCCTGCGGGTCGAGCGCGGCGGCGGTGAGCAGCCCGACCACCACCGGCGGCGTGACGAGGCCCTGCCGGTTGGCCTCGCCGAACAACGTCACTGTGGGCTTGCTGCCCGGGGTGGGCGGGGCGACAAGCGTGCACTCCGGGCGTGCGCCGGTCGTCGTGCACCGGGTGATGGCCTCCGGGGTGACGATGAGTCGACCGCCCGGGTAGGCGTACGTGGATCGCGCCGGGTCCTGTGCCTGCACGATCGCGGCGCGTTGGCCGCCGGGCAACTGGTAGTCGGCCGAGTAGGTCAACTCCAGGGCCCGATCGAGCCGGGCGGCGAGGTCGTTGACGAGTTCCGAGCGGCCCATGGCGACTCCGGCGTCCTCGAATGTCTGACAGCCGGTGACCGTGAGCGACGCGATGACCGACACGGCGAGCATGCGGAGGGTGGTCGAGGCGGCGGGCATGGCGACCAGCCTGGTCGATTCGGTCCGCGCAGCGCAAACCCGTTGCCGGTTGACGCCCGGAAATCCGGGAATGTCCGTCAACGCGGGGTGACCCGGGTGCGCGGGCGACGCCGTGCCCGTTCGCGCCGCCCGATACGCTGCGTTCAACACCTGCCTCAGCCGCACCGTCGCGGCCCACCCACGGACCGGATCACAACAACGAGGAGCGACTTAGTGGCAACCATCGAGGGAATCGTCGCCCGGGAGATTCTCGACTCGCGGGGCAACCCGACGGTCGAGGTCGAGGTCGGTCTGGACGACGGCACGGTCGCCCGCGCCGCCGTGCCGTCCGGCGCCTCCACCGGCGCCTTCGAGGCGATCGAGCTGCGCGACGGTGACGACGACCGCTACCAGGGCAAGGGCGTGGAGAAGGCGGTCTCCAACGTCGAAGACAAGATCGTCGACCAGATCATCGGGTACGAGGCCAGCGAGCAGCGGCTGATCGACCAGAAGATGCTCGACATCGACGGCACGGAGGGCAAGTCGGAGCTGGGCGCGAACGCCATCCTGGGGGTCTCCCTGGCGGTGGCGAAGGCCGCTGCCGGCAGCGCCGAGCTGAGCCTCTTCCGCTACCTGGGCGGCCCGAACGCGCACCTGCTGCCGGTGCCGATGATGAACATCCTCAACGGTGGCGCGCACGCCGACTCGAACGTCGACATCCAGGAGTTCATGATCGCGCCGATCGGCGCGCCCACCTTCCGTGAGGCGCTGCGCTCGGGCGCGGAGGTCTACCACGCGCTGAAGTCGGTGCTGAAGAAGAAGGGCCTCTCCACCGGGCTCGGCGACGAGGGCGGCTTCGCGCCGAACCTGCCGACGAACGCGGCAGCCCTGGACCTGATCGCCGAGGCGGTCGAGAAGGCCGGTTACCGGCTCGGCACCGACATCGTGTTCGCGCTCGACGTGGCGGCCACCGAGTTCTTCGACAACGGCACCTACACGTTCGAGGGTGCCGCGAAGTCCGCCGAGGAGATGAGCACCTACTACACCAAGCTGGCCGACGAGTACCCGATCGTGTCGATCGAGGACCCGCTGGCGGAGGACGACTGGAGTGGCTGGCAGACGCTGACCGCCTCGATCGGCGACCGGGTGCAGATCGTCGGTGACGACCTGTTCGTGACCAACCCGCAGCGCATCGCCCGCGGTATCGCGGAGAAGGCGGCGAACGCGGTTCTCGTCAAGGTCAACCAGATCGGCTCGCTGACCGAGACCCTCGACGCGGTGGACCTGGCCCACCGGGCCGGCTTCAAGTGCATGATGAGCCACCGCTCCGGCGAGACCGAGGACACCACCATCGCCGACCTGGCTGTGGCCACCGGCTGCGGCCAGATCAAGACCGGCGCGCCGGCCCGCTCGGACCGCGTCGCCAAGTACAACCAGCTGCTCCGGATCGAGGAGGAGCTGGCCGACGCGGCGCGCTACGCCGGCGCTGGCGCGTTCCCGCGCTACCGTTCGGCCTGAGCCACGAAGCCTCGGGGGAGGGGTGTGACGATGCAGCAGCGCCGCACACCGGGTGGTCAGCGTCCCGCCCGCCGGCCGGGTCAGTCCGGTCGGCCGGGCGGTGGGCGCGCCACGCGGGGATCGGTCCGGGAGGCCGGCGTACGCGCCGAGCCGCGGGCCGCCGGTCGCGCGCCGGGTGCTGCCCGGGGCGCCGAGGGCGTCCGCTCCGCGAATCGTCCGGCCGCCGCTCGGCGTACCGCCGCCGGTGGTGCCGTGAAGCGGCTCGCCGCACCCAACCCCCGTCGCTTCACCGGTCGCGCCACGGTGCTGTTCGCGGTCCTGATCGCGCTCGCCCTGGCCTACACCTACCCGGTCCGGGTCTACCTGGACCAGCAGGCCGACATCGAGCGGATGGAGGCCGCGCAGGCGGTGCAGGAGCAGGAGATCGCGAAGCTCGCCGCCGAGGCCGCGAAGTGGAAAGACGACGAGTACATCAAGACGCAGGCTCGGGAACGGTTCTTCATGGGCCGGCCGGGCGAGAAGATGATGGTGGTGCTGCACGACCCGGAGGGCGCCGCCCGGGACGCCGGGAAGTCGGCCGGTTCGGCCGCCCCGGCGGGGCCATCGACCTGGTACGACACGCTCTGGTCGAGCGTGCGGGCAGCGGACAGCCAGCAGCCGGGCAAGTGATCCACCGATCAGCGCACCAGGAGAGACAGTGACTGTCGTACCACCGTCGGAGCCGGCGGCGGATTCCGTACCCCTGCCGCAGCGCGAGCCGGCCACCGAGGCCGACCTGGCCGCGGTGGCCGCGCAGCTCGGCCGCACGCCCCGGGGCACCCGCGCGGTGGCCCACCGGTGCCCGTGCGGCCTTCCGGACGTGGTGGAGACGACCCCCCGCCTCGCCGATGGCACCCCGTTTCCGACCCTCTACTACCTGACCTGCCCCCGGGCCACGGCCGCGTGCAGTCGACTGGAGTCGGCGGGGCTGATGAAGGAGATGGCGGACCGGCTGACGACGGACCCGGAGCTCGCCGCCCACTACCGTGCCGCGCACGAGGACTACCTGGCCCGCCGGGAGGCGATCGGTGAGGTGCCGGAGATCGCCGGCATCTCGGCCGGTGGGATGCCGGGCCGGGTGAAGTGCCTGCACGTGCACCTGGGTCACGCGTTGGGTGCCGGCCCCGGGGTGAACCCGTTCGGTGACGAGACGTTGGAACTGGTCGAGCCCTGGTGGTCGGCGGGGCCGTGCGTGGACGTGTCGGCGGGCGAATGAGTCCCCAGGCCGGGTCCGAGGCACCCGAGAGTCAGATCCTGGTACGGCGGGCCCGCACCGGGGATGTGCGGGGCATCCGGCGACTCGTCGACACCTACACCGACGACCGGCGGCTGCTGAGCAAGGCCACCGTCACCCTCTTCGAGGACGTGCAGGAGTTCCGGGTCGCGGTCCGGGCCGAGGACGACGTCGTGGTGGGCTGTGGCGCGCTGCACGTCATGTGGGAAGACCTGGCCGAGATCCGCACGGTGGCCGTGGACCCGTCCTGCCGGGGCCGGCGGATCGGTCACCGGTTGGTCGGTGAGCTGATCGACGCGGCCCGGGAGTTGGGCGTGGCGCGGATCTTCGTGCTCACCTTCGAGACCAGGTTCTTCGGCTCGTTCGGCTTCCGCGAGATCGACGGCGCTCCGGTGCCGCAGCCGGTCTACGAGCAGCTGCTGCGCTCGTACGACGAGGGCGTCGCGGAGTTCCTGGACCTGGAGCGGGTCAAGCCGAACACGCTGGGCAACACCCGGATGCTGCTGCGCCTGTGACAGGGAGTCAGCTGGGCGGGCTGCCGTAAGGTTGCTGCCGTGACGACGCGTGTGGCGGCCATCGACTGCGGGACCAACTCGATCCGACTGCTGGTCGCCGACCTGCCCGACGCCTCGGCCGGGCCGCAGGCGCCGCTTGTCGACCTGGTCCGGCGGATGGAGATCGTCCGGTTGGGGCAGGGCGTGGACCGCACCGGCCGGATGGCGCCGGAGGCCATCGAGCGGACCCGGGTGGCGTTGGCGTCGTACGCCGCCGACATCGAGAAGCTGGGTGCCCAGCGGGTGCGGATGTGCGCCACCTCGGCCTCCCGCGACGCCGCCAACGCCGACGAATTCACCGAGATGGTGCAGGCCACCCTCGGTGTCGCGCCCGAGGTGGTCAGCGGCGACGAGGAGGCCCGGCTGTCGTTCACCGGCGCGGTGCGCGGGCTGCCCACCGACGCGAAGGAGCCGTTCCTGGTCGTCGACATCGGTGGTGGTTCCACCGAGTTCGTGGTCGGTGACCGGGCCGCCGGGGTGCGGTCGGCGATCTCGGTGGACATCGGCTGCGTCCGGATGACCGAGCGGCACCTGCCCGGCGACCCGCCGACGTCCGAGCAGGTCGCGGCGGCGGAGGCCGACATTGCGGCGGTGGTGGACCGGGCGCTCGCCGTGGTGCCCGGTCGCGAGGCGGCCACCCTGGTCGGCCTCGCCGGGTCGGTCACCACAGTGGTCGCGCTCGCCCGGGGCCTGCGGGAGTACGAGCCGGAGCGCATCCACCACGCCCGGGTGTCGTACGAGGAGGTCGCCCGGGTGACAGCGGAGCTGCTGGGTCAGACCCGCGCGCAGCGGTTGGCGAACCCGGTGATGCACCCGGGCCGGGCCGACGTGATCGGCGCGGGTGCGCTGGTGCTTCGCGTGATCATGGAGCGGGCCGGGATGCCGTCGGTGGTCGCGTCGGAGCACGACATCCTCGACGGCATCGCCTGGAGCCTCCAGTCAGCCACCGCGCGCTGACGGCTTGATCAACTCGCCGTCGTTGAAACCGCGGTGTCCGCGCAGCGTGGACGTCCCGACTTCCTGAAAACCGAGTCGATCAACCTTCTGCGCGCCGGACTGGTCGGCGTGTCGGGGCGGATTCGTTGACGCTACTGCGCATTACGCACTAGTGTGCAATGCGTGGACACCACACAGTTACTGAAGGGCGTGCTTGACCTGGCCGTCCTGGCCGTGCTCCGGGAGGAGGACGGTTACGGTTACGACATCCTGCGCCGGCTACGCGAGGCCGGCCTGGAGGAGGTCGGCGACGCCTCGGTCTACGGGACGCTGCGCCGCCTCTTCGCCGCCGGCCTGCTCACCACCTACGTCGTGCCGAGCGAATCCGGGCCGCACCGCAAGTACTACTCACTCAACGCCGCGGGGCGCGACCAACTGACCCGCTCCGGCAAGATCTGGCGCTCGTTCGCCACCACAATGGACACGCTGCTCGACGATCGGGGGCTGGCGGCATGACCGTCACGGAGCAGGAGATCACCGACTACGTGGCGCGGGTCCGGGCCGCACTGGCCGACCTGCCGACCGGGCAACGCGACGAGCTGACCGAGGATCTCGCCGACCACCTCACCGAGGTCGCAGCCGAGTCCGAGGGCACCCTGCTCGAGCGGTTGGGCGAGCCCGAGACGTACGCCGCCGAGTTGCGCGCCGCGGCCGGTGCCGCCTCGGGCGGTGGGCGCAATCTCGACCAGCGGGTGGCGAGCGCGATGGCCCAGGTCCGCGGCCGGCTGCGCACGCTCGACACCCGACTCGGCCCACCCCTGGGGTACGCGACGGCCAGCGACTTCCTCCGACTGTTGCGCCCGGCCTGGTGGGTGCTGCGCGGTTATCTGGCGGCGATGCTGGTCACCGTGGTCACCACCGGTGGCGAATTCGGGCTGCTGCCGAGGTTCGGCGGTGAACTGCTCGCCGGCCTGATCATGCTGATCGGCTTCGTGCTCGCCTCCATCTGGATCGGTCGCCGTTCGGCCCAGCTGACCGGTTGGCCGCGCTCGGCGGTGCAGGTCGGCAGTGCGGTGCTGGCAGTCTTCGCGTTCGCCGCCCTGATTCAGGCCGAGGACCGGATGCGCTACGGCTACTACGGCTACGACCAGACCTCGGTGGACAACCCGTACGACCGGATCACTGACGTCTTCGTCTACGACAGCGAGGGCCGCCTGGTGGAGAACGCCCGGCTCTTCGACCAGAACGGCAACCCGATCCGCCTCGGCTACCCGAATTGCGACGAGGCTCTCAACGTCGACGACAAGCCGGCGCTGCGGACGTACCCGTTCTGTCCGGGCGAGGCGCCCTTCGGGCCCCGAGGGCCGGGTGTGCCCGTCGCACCGCCGGAGCCGACCAGCATGCCGGAGCCGACCGGGACGCCGGAGCCGGCCGGGACGCCGACGCCGACCACGAGTCCGGCGAGCCCGACCGCGACGCCGAGTGGCGCACCGACCCCGACCCCGACCAGTTAGGCCGGTGTGAACTGGATCATGCGGGTGAAGCTGGGAAATGGCTGAACGGACGAGGCGAGCGGGACGGCACCGGAAATCAATGATCGTTACGGTGTCGTCTGCTCATCAACCCCTCGGAAGGAACCCCCGTGCCAGAGCAGGTCGCACCGCCCCCCGCGCCCGACGCCGCAACCCCTGAGCCGGCCGTCGAGACGCCGCAAGCGGCAGCGCCGCAGCAGGCCAAGCCGGAGTCGGCCGCCGAGACGCCGCAGCAGCCGGCCGAGTCGGAGTCGGCCGCCGAGACGCCGCAGGCCGCCGACCCGCTGCCGGCGGCCGAGCCGAAGGCGGAGAAGTCCGGCGGGAAGAAGGCCCTCGGCATCGTCGGTGCGATCCTCGCCGTCGTCGTCATCGCCGGCCTGAAGTTCGGCGTCGCCTCGGCGATCGGCAACTACTTCAACAAGGACGAGACCGCGGACGCCAAGACCGGCGACTGCATCGCCGAGCTGCCCGAGGTCACCGGCACCGAGCAGGAGGAGGTCGACGGCGCCAAGGTCGTCGAATGCACCTCCACCGACGCGGCGTACAACGTGGTCGGTCGGGTGGACGGCCAGAGCGAGGCTCAGGCCAAGGCCGACACCACCTGCACCCAGTTCTTCAAGGAGGACGAGGAGGGGTACATCTTCTCCAGCATCGAGCCGGGCAAGACGGGCTACGTGCTCTGCCTGACCAAGAAGGTCTGACCACAGCGGTAGATCGGCATCGACGGCGGCGGGAGCAGACCCGCCGCCGTCGGCGTACCCGGAGTCAC comes from Micromonospora vinacea and encodes:
- a CDS encoding DUF885 domain-containing protein, with amino-acid sequence MEAFGVLAERVVEALLESRPGVATAAGDHRFDDRLPDLSVDGLAADRAMLSDAANALSELDPDSLDVEEQVDHALLTSFVDRELFELTEIRSHEWDPLRHNPGPLLHPLLARPYAPAEVRLTQLAGRLAAVPDALATARATLRDMPRIHAETAVGQFTGTAALIRDELPALLAQAPSHLDRVEPAATAAIAALEEFVAWLRVGLANDAGPGRDPRLGRRRWEARLWHTLDTELGAAEIQRRAWANLDRVTAEIREAAVELVGGPADDASVRRALDLLAAEHPNDATIVDLAGVSLDEATDFVRAHDLVTLVDDRCVIQEMPEFARGVAVAYCDAPGPLETAALPTFYCIAPTPSDWPAQRVESFYREYNDHMIRNLTVHEAMPGHFLQLAHARRYVGGTRVRALAESGPFIEGWAVYAEEVMTGLGFGGLPVRLQQLKMQLRMTINALLDQLVHAEDLPEADAMALMTGRGFQEEGEAAGKWRRAQLTSTQLSTYFVGYSEMAEIAAARPDGVSVRDWHDAMLAHDCPPPRHLRTLLGL
- the nudC gene encoding NAD(+) diphosphatase → MTDPSTGPTSTGPPGGFLPGADRSRPPGPGDLALPVTGAKLLTGVDGQPLRVADLPADTDWVPLGTLDGVPAWGTDLTTTVDGLPGRARGWASLAAEVPEPHATLAGRALAVLTWRRTHRWCGACRAELTDQPGETARRCPDCGLYVPMQLSAAVLVAITRPGPPGHADELLLVRHATGPTGLWALVAGFVEAGETLEAAVHREVGEEVGLPVDRLAYFGSQPWAISGPGVLLAGFTARAADPRVEPVVDGRELTSAQWFGLDALPAQLPPAYSISRWLIDATVTAARR
- the eno gene encoding phosphopyruvate hydratase, encoding MATIEGIVAREILDSRGNPTVEVEVGLDDGTVARAAVPSGASTGAFEAIELRDGDDDRYQGKGVEKAVSNVEDKIVDQIIGYEASEQRLIDQKMLDIDGTEGKSELGANAILGVSLAVAKAAAGSAELSLFRYLGGPNAHLLPVPMMNILNGGAHADSNVDIQEFMIAPIGAPTFREALRSGAEVYHALKSVLKKKGLSTGLGDEGGFAPNLPTNAAALDLIAEAVEKAGYRLGTDIVFALDVAATEFFDNGTYTFEGAAKSAEEMSTYYTKLADEYPIVSIEDPLAEDDWSGWQTLTASIGDRVQIVGDDLFVTNPQRIARGIAEKAANAVLVKVNQIGSLTETLDAVDLAHRAGFKCMMSHRSGETEDTTIADLAVATGCGQIKTGAPARSDRVAKYNQLLRIEEELADAARYAGAGAFPRYRSA
- a CDS encoding FtsB family cell division protein, with the protein product MQQRRTPGGQRPARRPGQSGRPGGGRATRGSVREAGVRAEPRAAGRAPGAARGAEGVRSANRPAAARRTAAGGAVKRLAAPNPRRFTGRATVLFAVLIALALAYTYPVRVYLDQQADIERMEAAQAVQEQEIAKLAAEAAKWKDDEYIKTQARERFFMGRPGEKMMVVLHDPEGAARDAGKSAGSAAPAGPSTWYDTLWSSVRAADSQQPGK
- a CDS encoding DUF501 domain-containing protein, encoding MTVVPPSEPAADSVPLPQREPATEADLAAVAAQLGRTPRGTRAVAHRCPCGLPDVVETTPRLADGTPFPTLYYLTCPRATAACSRLESAGLMKEMADRLTTDPELAAHYRAAHEDYLARREAIGEVPEIAGISAGGMPGRVKCLHVHLGHALGAGPGVNPFGDETLELVEPWWSAGPCVDVSAGE
- a CDS encoding amino-acid N-acetyltransferase encodes the protein MSPQAGSEAPESQILVRRARTGDVRGIRRLVDTYTDDRRLLSKATVTLFEDVQEFRVAVRAEDDVVVGCGALHVMWEDLAEIRTVAVDPSCRGRRIGHRLVGELIDAARELGVARIFVLTFETRFFGSFGFREIDGAPVPQPVYEQLLRSYDEGVAEFLDLERVKPNTLGNTRMLLRL
- a CDS encoding Ppx/GppA phosphatase family protein, translating into MAAIDCGTNSIRLLVADLPDASAGPQAPLVDLVRRMEIVRLGQGVDRTGRMAPEAIERTRVALASYAADIEKLGAQRVRMCATSASRDAANADEFTEMVQATLGVAPEVVSGDEEARLSFTGAVRGLPTDAKEPFLVVDIGGGSTEFVVGDRAAGVRSAISVDIGCVRMTERHLPGDPPTSEQVAAAEADIAAVVDRALAVVPGREAATLVGLAGSVTTVVALARGLREYEPERIHHARVSYEEVARVTAELLGQTRAQRLANPVMHPGRADVIGAGALVLRVIMERAGMPSVVASEHDILDGIAWSLQSATAR
- a CDS encoding PadR family transcriptional regulator, with amino-acid sequence MDTTQLLKGVLDLAVLAVLREEDGYGYDILRRLREAGLEEVGDASVYGTLRRLFAAGLLTTYVVPSESGPHRKYYSLNAAGRDQLTRSGKIWRSFATTMDTLLDDRGLAA
- a CDS encoding HAAS signaling domain-containing protein, giving the protein MTVTEQEITDYVARVRAALADLPTGQRDELTEDLADHLTEVAAESEGTLLERLGEPETYAAELRAAAGAASGGGRNLDQRVASAMAQVRGRLRTLDTRLGPPLGYATASDFLRLLRPAWWVLRGYLAAMLVTVVTTGGEFGLLPRFGGELLAGLIMLIGFVLASIWIGRRSAQLTGWPRSAVQVGSAVLAVFAFAALIQAEDRMRYGYYGYDQTSVDNPYDRITDVFVYDSEGRLVENARLFDQNGNPIRLGYPNCDEALNVDDKPALRTYPFCPGEAPFGPRGPGVPVAPPEPTSMPEPTGTPEPAGTPTPTTSPASPTATPSGAPTPTPTS
- a CDS encoding LppU/SCO3897 family protein, yielding MPEQVAPPPAPDAATPEPAVETPQAAAPQQAKPESAAETPQQPAESESAAETPQAADPLPAAEPKAEKSGGKKALGIVGAILAVVVIAGLKFGVASAIGNYFNKDETADAKTGDCIAELPEVTGTEQEEVDGAKVVECTSTDAAYNVVGRVDGQSEAQAKADTTCTQFFKEDEEGYIFSSIEPGKTGYVLCLTKKV